Sequence from the Leptospira johnsonii genome:
CATTGTGGTTCCTCCTGCTAAACCGACGGTCGGTATAGACCGTTAGTCGGTTTTGACAATACATCCGACTATGCGTCGGTCAAACACATTTCAAAACATCGGGCGAAAAAATCAACAAAGGAAACAAATAAAATGAAAAATGTTTCCTGACTTTCTGGCGGAAAATCCGACGGTCGGTCGAGTTGTTTGTGAGCGTGAAGTTTGAATAGATGGACCCGCGAAATCTACATTCCGCAGATTGCAATGCCCGCGCATAGGCACGTTAGTTGTCTTAAAGAGAATCTATTTTATCTAACAAAAGTTTATATCCATTCTCTCCGATCGTTTTTGTGCCTAAAGAGAATTCAGTTTTACTACTCAGGTCAGTGTATGGAATATTATATTTTTCTAAAACATGAGAGAGTTCTCTATGAATAGGAGAAATTGAAAATGTTGCGGAAGGTATTTTTAAAAACAGGGCCTCGAACACACTTTGGCCGAAATATCCTAAAAATTTTTCAGAGGATCTCAATGTCTGCAAGTATTGGACTCGTGAAAGTCTTTGAAAATATTCTATTCCATCCGCTTGAGGAGGAGTTCCTCCGATCCTAATTTTCTTTTTGGAAGAATTTTGGATGAGGAATTGATCCAGATTCTCGGATTCTTCTTCTCCTAAGTTTCCTGCGTAACAAAAGATCTCAAACTCTTTGGTGGGACTTTTTTCTTCACTTGTAGCCGTTGAGATTAGATTCGGAGGAATTAGGATCTGCTCCCAATTAAAATTAGGATCGTTTTCAGGATGGGGAAGAAGGTCCCAAAAATTGTAGTTCTTTTTGTCTTTTCCGAAATGATCCAAGAGCAGGACTTTCGTTTTTCGGTAAGAGATCGGAACTTCTATATCTCTATAATCTATTAGGAGAATATCATATTCTCCGTCTTTAGGAAATGTAGGAAGCCATTCAGGCTCCCAACCTCTATAGGGTAAGAAAGAATACAAAAGAGAAGTCCTGGAAAAATGTCCTGAACCGAATTCTTTCGCAGGAGCGACCAATACTCCCACTTTTCCTTTACTAGTTTGGTTCGGAGAAGGAAGAGCAAATCTTACCTGTGGAACATCTAAGTTCTTTTGGAATAGTGAAGGTGCTTCCTTCTCCCATTCTAGGAATTCTTTTGTATTAAAATTGCAAATGGATTCGAATGATCTCTGAGTAAGTAGATCGGAGATTGTTTCAAAATCTTCAGGTGTATCCACAGTCAGTCTGAAATTTGCCAGCCTGGGACCTTCTTCTTTTGTCAACAGGCTTGGGATTGCGGTGATCTTGTATAGATTCGGATCTTCTTTTATATGAAGACTTACATGTTCTTTATGTCTTTCTTCTTGTTGTGAGCCTGAAAGATTTAGAAGTGCAGAAGTCCTGAAAATTTCTCCTCCGGTTCCGAGAGGCAGTCCTTTGAAGTAAGCCAGATCCGAATCCGATCCTATGAATGTTTGGATGAGTAGATCTAAGTGGGTCGTATCATAAAATGGATTGTCCCCGGTTAATCTTAGGATCGAGTCCGCTTTGAATTTTTCAGAAGCAAGAATATACCTTTTTCGCACGTCTTCCAAAGGTCCGGAGAAGTGAAACATTCCTTTCTTTTCCAAAAAAGATTCCAGTTCCAAATCTCCTTCCGGGACCAGATATACGATCCTAGAATTCGGTAAGATCTTCAGGACCCTAGAATGAATATGATCTAAAATCGTTTTATCCGAATTCGGAGGAATTGGACGGATTACTTTTTTGGGGAATCTTGTGGATCCGGTCCTCGCCTGTATAAAAGCGAATAAAGAACGGATCTTAGGCTTAGGCGTTAAATGTATACCATTCATCGCAGGAAATACATGGAGCCGGAATTGTATCGTGTGCTCCTTTCGCGGAAGAAGTGAAGAATGGGTTTCCTTTGGCCCAAATTTGTTCCAAGGGATCCTTGTTTAGATTTCCGATAGAATGTTTTTTTGAACCGGGAGTTTGTTTGCAGATAGAAACTTCTCCATCTGCGTTCAAATATAGATCTCGGGAAATATGCCAGCAGAAATCTCTACCTAGAGGTGTAAGATCCGAGGCTCTTCTCTGAGGAAGAACATCAGAGTAAGAATTATATTTTTGTAAAATGATCTCGTATCCTTCTTTTTGGGTCTGCTCATACCAGGAATCCAATTCAGAATCCACTTCTTGGATTTTTAGGAATTGTAAATGGATGGAAGACTTAGGCAAGGCCTGAGAAACTGCTGTTAGATTTTGTAAAACCTTGTCCAGGTTGTCCTTTCCGTAAAGTTTAGAATAAACTTTTTTATCTCTGGTGGTCAGATTTACGATCAATGCTATCTTCTTCTTTTCTTCTTCTTTCAAGGAAGAAACAGTTTTGATAAAATCGGAAAGGTCGCCGTATAAAGCGGATTCGATGAATAGCTCTTTTAGGTTCGGAGACGCCAAAACTTTTTGGACCAATTCCGGGAAATTAGGATGGAGTGTAGGTTCTCCCAAGCCTCCAAAGCATACACTATAAGGGAGTCCTAAATTTTCTGCTTGGGATAAAAGTTTATCCAAGATCTGAGGATCTAAAACTATATTGTCTTCTTCCGGTTTTAGATTTTGCCTAGGACAGAAATTGCATTCGTATTCGCATCCTCTATACAATTCCACTTCGTAGTAACTGGGAGCGGAGCGGAATATTTCAGGACGGGAGATCAGGAAGGATTGGATCTCATCATACTTCCAGTTTTCCTTCTCCTTTAAAAAAGAAGACAAGAGTCTGAAAGATCTTGGATTATTTGCGGAGAAGTCTAATCTCCATTGTCTCAGATCCGGAGAGGTATAAAAAATTTCAGTATCGAATTGGTTAATGTTTTTGGCTAAGAAGTCTTGGGTCCCTCCTGCATAACCTGCCGGAAGACTTCTTACAAATTCTCTGGAAAGAATTCTGGGCACAATACCAGGAGGAAGATTTTCCGAGTAAGAATACTGGGCCAGATA
This genomic interval carries:
- a CDS encoding cytidylyltransferase domain-containing protein, with translation MNGIHLTPKPKIRSLFAFIQARTGSTRFPKKVIRPIPPNSDKTILDHIHSRVLKILPNSRIVYLVPEGDLELESFLEKKGMFHFSGPLEDVRKRYILASEKFKADSILRLTGDNPFYDTTHLDLLIQTFIGSDSDLAYFKGLPLGTGGEIFRTSALLNLSGSQQEERHKEHVSLHIKEDPNLYKITAIPSLLTKEEGPRLANFRLTVDTPEDFETISDLLTQRSFESICNFNTKEFLEWEKEAPSLFQKNLDVPQVRFALPSPNQTSKGKVGVLVAPAKEFGSGHFSRTSLLYSFLPYRGWEPEWLPTFPKDGEYDILLIDYRDIEVPISYRKTKVLLLDHFGKDKKNYNFWDLLPHPENDPNFNWEQILIPPNLISTATSEEKSPTKEFEIFCYAGNLGEEESENLDQFLIQNSSKKKIRIGGTPPQADGIEYFQRLSRVQYLQTLRSSEKFLGYFGQSVFEALFLKIPSATFSISPIHRELSHVLEKYNIPYTDLSSKTEFSLGTKTIGENGYKLLLDKIDSL
- a CDS encoding spiro-SPASM protein, with amino-acid sequence MKYPPQAVVFYRPEDLISVKGNIDQQTSLLYLELTLKKLSSVLKGVPVYSNRNLGTADEAKKICNKLEYSDFIIFESGSEADFFSKICEALPSSRTGDPEWDETCFLVFDGFAPILDHTLTEELILRHEKYLAQYSYSENLPPGIVPRILSREFVRSLPAGYAGGTQDFLAKNINQFDTEIFYTSPDLRQWRLDFSANNPRSFRLLSSFLKEKENWKYDEIQSFLISRPEIFRSAPSYYEVELYRGCEYECNFCPRQNLKPEEDNIVLDPQILDKLLSQAENLGLPYSVCFGGLGEPTLHPNFPELVQKVLASPNLKELFIESALYGDLSDFIKTVSSLKEEEKKKIALIVNLTTRDKKVYSKLYGKDNLDKVLQNLTAVSQALPKSSIHLQFLKIQEVDSELDSWYEQTQKEGYEIILQKYNSYSDVLPQRRASDLTPLGRDFCWHISRDLYLNADGEVSICKQTPGSKKHSIGNLNKDPLEQIWAKGNPFFTSSAKGAHDTIPAPCISCDEWYTFNA